From Rudanella lutea DSM 19387, a single genomic window includes:
- the tyrS gene encoding tyrosine--tRNA ligase: protein MNFIEELRWRGMLHDMTPGTEEQLTKEMTAGYIGFDPTASSLHIGNLATIMLLVHFQRAGHKPFALVGGATGMIGDPSGRSTERDYLSEETLRRNQEGIRAQLTRFLDFESGANAAEMVNNYDWFKNMTFLDFLREAGQHLTVNYMVAKDSVKKRLETGLSFMEFSYQLLQGYDFYWLYKNKGVRLQMGGSDQWGNITTGTELIRRKDSGQADPQEDHLAFALTTPLITKSDGTKFGKSAGGNVWLDSKMTSPYQFYQFWLNATDDDSPRLIRVFTLLSREEIEELERQHAEAPHLRILQKALAQDVTIRVHGQAGFDLAVKASEVLYGKATLETLQQIQADEFEVIFEGVPQTELTAEDLEQAQNLTDLLSVATRGEVYASKGEARRAISQNAVSINKNKVSDPAASVPTEWLQGRYLLVSKGKKNHLLKKV, encoded by the coding sequence ATGAATTTCATTGAAGAACTCCGTTGGCGGGGCATGCTGCACGACATGACTCCCGGAACCGAAGAGCAGCTGACCAAAGAAATGACGGCTGGGTATATCGGCTTCGACCCTACGGCATCGTCGTTGCATATTGGCAATTTAGCCACCATCATGCTGCTGGTTCATTTTCAACGGGCAGGTCACAAGCCTTTTGCCCTGGTGGGTGGAGCTACGGGCATGATCGGTGACCCCTCGGGCCGCTCAACTGAGCGCGATTACCTGTCCGAAGAAACGCTGCGTCGTAATCAGGAAGGTATCCGGGCACAGTTGACCCGTTTTCTGGACTTCGAATCAGGGGCTAATGCCGCCGAGATGGTTAACAATTACGACTGGTTTAAGAACATGACCTTCCTCGACTTTTTGCGCGAGGCTGGTCAGCATCTTACCGTCAATTATATGGTAGCTAAAGATTCGGTGAAGAAACGGCTCGAAACCGGGTTGTCGTTCATGGAGTTCTCGTACCAGCTTCTTCAGGGTTACGATTTTTATTGGCTATATAAGAATAAGGGTGTTCGGCTGCAAATGGGCGGGTCCGATCAGTGGGGCAACATCACAACGGGTACCGAACTGATCCGGCGCAAAGACAGCGGACAGGCCGACCCGCAGGAAGACCACCTGGCTTTTGCACTCACGACGCCCCTGATCACCAAATCCGACGGGACCAAGTTTGGTAAATCGGCCGGGGGGAATGTCTGGCTGGATTCCAAAATGACGTCCCCGTACCAGTTTTACCAATTCTGGCTCAACGCAACGGATGATGATTCCCCGCGATTAATTCGGGTATTCACCCTGCTGTCGCGGGAGGAAATCGAAGAACTGGAGCGTCAACATGCTGAGGCCCCTCATTTGCGTATTCTTCAGAAGGCCTTGGCGCAGGACGTTACCATTCGTGTACATGGGCAAGCCGGTTTCGACCTGGCCGTGAAAGCATCGGAAGTATTATATGGTAAGGCAACGCTCGAAACGCTTCAGCAAATTCAGGCTGATGAGTTCGAAGTAATCTTCGAAGGGGTACCCCAAACCGAACTGACGGCTGAAGATTTAGAGCAGGCACAAAACCTAACGGATCTGTTATCGGTAGCTACGCGGGGCGAAGTGTACGCGTCAAAAGGTGAGGCACGTCGGGCAATCTCGCAAAATGCGGTAAGTATTAATAAAAATAAGGTGAGCGATCCGGCCGCTTCAGTGCCTACTGAATGGCTCCAAGGACGCTATTTGCTCGTGTCAAAGGGCAAAAAGAACCACCTGCTGAAAAAAGTTTAA
- a CDS encoding cob(I)yrinic acid a,c-diamide adenosyltransferase: MKIYTKTGDTGQTSLISGRRVSKADIRIDAYGTVDELNAWIGLVRDQAINAGRRDLLKEIQDRLFTVGATLASDPEKTVRKPIPDIDEADITLLEQAMDNMDAELPELRAFVLPGGHESVSYAHLARTVCRRAERLVIALNDEGPVDPLVIQYLNRLSDYLFVLSRKMAHELQAEEVAWKPRV, encoded by the coding sequence ATGAAGATTTATACCAAGACCGGCGATACCGGCCAAACGTCGCTCATTAGCGGTCGCCGGGTCAGCAAGGCCGATATACGAATTGATGCCTACGGAACCGTCGACGAACTGAATGCCTGGATTGGGCTGGTGCGGGATCAGGCAATTAATGCGGGTCGGCGCGATTTACTCAAGGAGATACAGGACCGCCTGTTTACGGTAGGTGCCACACTGGCCAGCGACCCAGAAAAAACGGTGCGGAAGCCAATACCTGATATTGACGAGGCCGACATAACGTTATTAGAGCAGGCGATGGACAATATGGACGCCGAGCTGCCCGAGTTACGCGCTTTTGTGTTGCCGGGCGGCCACGAGTCGGTATCGTATGCACACCTCGCCCGCACGGTATGCCGCCGGGCAGAGCGCCTGGTCATTGCCCTCAACGATGAAGGCCCGGTAGACCCGCTGGTGATCCAATACCTGAACCGGTTGTCGGACTACCTGTTTGTTCTGAGCCGGAAAATGGCCCATGAACTCCAGGCCGAAGAGGTCGCCTGGAAACCGAGGGTCTGA
- a CDS encoding S-adenosylmethionine:tRNA ribosyltransferase-isomerase — MSLPDLASNLPLSLQEFQYDLPDDRIARFPLAQRDASRLLVYQQGQIRHAGFRELAQFVPADSFLIFNNTKVIPARLLFHKPTGALIELFLLSPVAADGRDTPPPMLEAMEQTGSSVWQCMIGNRKRWKPDETLQTTLQAPDGPVKLTVGYVDYERSVVEFSWQPATEPFAHIIHLAGQIPLPPYLKRDVTDADRDTYQTIYSRNEGAVAAPTAGLHFTDAVFASLTERGIGHDYLTLHVGAGTFQPIKTDDPRQHTMHAEQVVYTRQNLENIRQHLDRLLPVGTTSMRSLESLYWFGVKLLRQEPNPFQLDQHMAYAIPPNEQPTAAESVEAMLRYMDTHHTDTVVAHTSIYITPGYQMKMCRGIITNFHQPGSTLILLIAALVGNNWRTIYKEALDNEYRFLSYGDSSLLLP, encoded by the coding sequence ATGAGTTTGCCTGATTTGGCTTCGAACCTCCCATTATCTTTACAGGAATTCCAGTACGATCTGCCCGACGATCGGATTGCCCGCTTCCCGCTGGCACAGCGCGATGCGTCCCGGTTGTTGGTCTATCAGCAGGGCCAGATTCGGCACGCGGGCTTTCGCGAATTGGCTCAGTTTGTACCCGCCGACAGCTTCCTGATTTTCAATAATACGAAGGTTATACCGGCCCGGCTGCTGTTTCACAAACCGACGGGTGCCCTGATCGAACTGTTTCTGTTGAGTCCCGTAGCTGCTGACGGGCGCGACACGCCCCCGCCCATGCTCGAAGCCATGGAGCAAACCGGCTCGTCGGTATGGCAGTGCATGATCGGCAACCGGAAACGCTGGAAGCCCGACGAAACGCTGCAAACCACGCTTCAAGCGCCCGATGGACCCGTGAAGCTCACGGTTGGCTATGTCGATTATGAGCGCTCAGTGGTAGAGTTTAGCTGGCAACCCGCCACCGAACCATTTGCCCACATTATTCATCTGGCTGGGCAGATTCCGTTGCCGCCTTATCTCAAACGTGACGTTACCGACGCCGACCGCGACACGTATCAGACCATCTATAGCCGCAATGAAGGGGCTGTAGCAGCCCCGACCGCGGGCTTACACTTTACCGATGCGGTGTTTGCGTCCCTCACCGAACGCGGCATTGGTCATGATTACCTGACTCTGCATGTAGGGGCCGGTACGTTTCAGCCGATCAAAACCGATGACCCCCGGCAGCACACTATGCACGCCGAGCAGGTGGTGTACACCCGCCAGAATCTGGAAAATATCCGTCAGCATCTGGACCGGCTGTTACCAGTGGGAACTACGTCTATGCGGAGTCTGGAAAGTTTGTACTGGTTTGGGGTGAAATTGCTTCGGCAGGAGCCTAACCCGTTTCAGCTCGATCAGCACATGGCCTATGCTATTCCGCCCAACGAGCAACCAACAGCGGCAGAGTCCGTAGAGGCCATGCTTCGGTATATGGATACCCACCATACCGATACGGTTGTGGCACACACGTCTATTTATATTACGCCGGGCTACCAGATGAAGATGTGCCGCGGCATCATCACCAATTTTCACCAACCGGGCTCTACGCTTATCCTGCTCATTGCTGCTTTAGTGGGCAACAACTGGCGTACTATATATAAGGAAGCACTCGACAACGAGTATCGCTTTTTGAGCTACGGTGATTCGTCGCTGTTGTTGCCATAA
- a CDS encoding BatA domain-containing protein, producing MSFVNPSFLFGLLALAVPIAIHLFNFRRTRRVYFTNVALLKTVQTETKSFRRLKHWLILLARCLFLACLVLAFAQPFIPSQNKLGLSRQGVTSLYLDNSYSMQNELNEKRYLDIATGKLDELLTLFRNATSLQLLTNDFSAEEQRAGTAEAVRDRVTSVRFAHTPRTLEAVYRRQRNLLSSLNPGGRNQLFWFSDFQKSTVGDLNRLQVDTTDRVFIVPLDAQPTKNIYVDSVWLSTPFIREMQNNSVNVTLRNGGRETVRNLPVRLYLDDTQTSTASANVEPGGAATVSLNFNVTSKGFHRGRIVFEDYPITFDNEYFFVIEASPSIRVMHLTGPSLTGARPVDYIRTVYSNDSLFQFRSFSAQNFDVGLLKETDLVVLEGVPAVSGTLRNELDRFVRQGGSITVIPDANPDATSYASFLGGLGVNGLQATPPAPGNTPISLADPDRNSPFFSDVFQRSFQSEPLNLPGAVPVWRWSGGNRLLALRDGQTLLSQNRVGSGYVYVLANPLTPSYGNLAEHALFVPVMYKMAALSVRAQRTAYSFDDNLITVPVTNPSEKTVYKLKRDKLDIIPVQRVVGNQLLLEMPKSNELANGQNVEAGYYELQLSNGDGAGKTERLLAFNHGNRESAMDFYSATELRRAFANQPNVEVFDSIQDGDFVQVLEQQNLGKSLWKYFLLAALGFLLLEIGLVRFMKGV from the coding sequence TTGAGCTTCGTCAATCCTTCGTTTCTGTTTGGCTTACTGGCCCTCGCGGTACCTATTGCCATTCACCTGTTCAACTTTCGGCGGACGCGCCGGGTGTATTTCACCAATGTAGCGCTCCTGAAGACAGTGCAGACCGAAACCAAATCGTTTCGGCGGCTTAAACACTGGCTTATTTTGCTGGCCCGGTGTCTGTTTCTGGCTTGTCTGGTACTGGCGTTTGCCCAGCCGTTCATCCCCAGTCAAAACAAGCTCGGGCTGTCGCGGCAAGGGGTGACCAGCCTCTACCTCGACAACTCGTATAGTATGCAGAACGAGCTGAACGAAAAGCGGTATCTGGACATTGCTACGGGCAAACTTGACGAGTTGCTGACACTGTTTCGCAACGCTACATCGCTCCAGTTGCTCACCAACGACTTTTCGGCCGAAGAGCAACGGGCTGGTACGGCCGAGGCCGTGCGTGACCGCGTGACGAGTGTCCGCTTTGCGCATACGCCCCGCACACTCGAAGCCGTGTACCGGCGGCAACGCAACCTGTTGTCGTCGCTGAATCCGGGCGGACGCAACCAGCTTTTCTGGTTTTCAGATTTCCAGAAAAGCACCGTGGGCGACCTCAACCGGTTACAGGTTGACACAACCGACCGGGTTTTCATTGTGCCGCTCGACGCCCAGCCAACCAAAAATATCTACGTGGACTCGGTGTGGCTCAGTACGCCCTTTATCCGCGAGATGCAGAATAACAGCGTAAACGTAACCCTGCGCAACGGTGGCCGCGAAACGGTGCGCAACCTACCGGTGCGGTTGTACCTCGACGATACCCAAACCTCAACGGCCTCAGCCAATGTGGAGCCCGGCGGGGCTGCTACGGTATCGCTCAACTTCAACGTGACATCGAAGGGGTTTCACCGGGGCCGGATTGTGTTTGAGGATTACCCAATCACGTTCGACAACGAATATTTCTTTGTGATCGAAGCCTCGCCCTCAATTCGGGTGATGCACCTGACCGGCCCCAGCCTAACCGGTGCCCGGCCGGTCGATTATATTCGTACGGTGTATTCAAACGATAGTCTGTTTCAGTTTCGGAGTTTCAGTGCCCAGAACTTTGATGTTGGGTTGCTGAAAGAAACCGACCTCGTGGTGCTGGAGGGGGTTCCGGCCGTGAGCGGTACCCTCCGCAACGAGCTGGACCGGTTTGTGCGGCAGGGGGGCAGCATCACGGTTATTCCCGACGCCAACCCGGATGCCACGTCGTATGCTTCGTTTTTGGGCGGTTTGGGCGTCAACGGCCTACAGGCGACTCCGCCCGCACCCGGCAACACGCCTATCTCGTTGGCCGACCCCGACCGCAACAGTCCGTTCTTTAGCGATGTGTTCCAGCGCAGTTTCCAGTCGGAGCCGCTCAACCTGCCGGGGGCTGTGCCCGTTTGGCGGTGGAGCGGTGGCAACCGTTTACTGGCCCTTCGCGATGGGCAAACGTTGTTGAGCCAGAACCGGGTTGGCAGTGGGTATGTGTACGTACTGGCGAACCCACTCACGCCTAGCTACGGCAACCTGGCTGAGCACGCCCTGTTTGTGCCGGTTATGTACAAGATGGCCGCTCTGAGCGTGCGCGCCCAACGCACAGCGTATTCGTTCGACGATAACCTCATTACGGTTCCGGTCACTAATCCGTCGGAGAAAACGGTGTATAAACTGAAGCGCGACAAACTCGATATTATTCCGGTACAGCGTGTGGTAGGGAATCAGTTGCTGCTCGAAATGCCCAAGAGCAATGAATTGGCCAACGGGCAGAACGTAGAAGCGGGCTATTACGAGTTACAGCTCTCAAACGGCGACGGAGCGGGCAAAACGGAGCGGTTATTGGCTTTCAATCACGGCAACCGTGAATCGGCCATGGACTTTTACTCGGCTACTGAGTTGCGCCGGGCATTTGCGAACCAGCCTAATGTAGAGGTTTTCGACAGTATTCAGGACGGTGATTTTGTGCAGGTGCTCGAACAGCAAAACTTAGGCAAGAGTCTCTGGAAGTATTTTCTGCTGGCGGCCCTCGGCTTTCTGCTGCTCGAAATTGGTCTGGTGCGGTTTATGAAAGGAGTTTAA